CCTCTCCGGCGCGCTCGGCGGCATCGGCGGTGCGCTCTGGGTGCTCATGCAACACGGCCGCTGGCTAGAGAGCGTGCCGCCGCTCGGCTTCGACGGCATCGCCGTCTCGATCCTCGCGGCCAACAACCCGCTGGGTATCGGCGCGTCGGCGTTCCTGTTCGGCGTTCTCGACAGCGGCTCGAGCGCCATCGGGACCGCGACGGCCGTCCCGCCGGAATTGGTGGGGATTCTGAGCGGTCTCATCATCCTGTTCGTCGCGATGCCGGAGTTCTTCCGTATGATCGGCACACGATACGTCGACGTCAGCAGTAGCGACCCCGTCCGCGCGGACGGTGGTGAACCAGCCGACGACGGAGCAACGGCCGACGACGGAGGTGAATGCAATGATTGACGGACTCTCACGCTGGACCATCGTCGCGATAACCGCCTCGATCGCGGTTGTCTGGATCGCTCTTGGCGTCGTCTTTCCCGACTCGTGGGCGGGCGTCACGCTGTCGGTCGCCGCCAGCCCGGGAACGCACACGGCGATGCTCCGGCTGGCCGTCCCCATCGCGCTCGCCGCGATCGGGGGAATCTTCGCGGAGAAGAGCGGCGTGATCAACATCGGAATCGAGGGGCTGCTCATCGTCTCGGCGTTCAGCGCGGTGATCGTCACCTTCTGGCTGGGCTCCGGCGAGTCGACGTTCGCGGTCTCACACCACTGGTGGGGGCTGCTCGCGGGCGTGCTCGTGAGCACGCTCTTCGCGCTGCTGTTCGCGGTCGTCTGCATCGAGTACAAGGCCGATCAGATCATCGCGGGACTGGCGCTCTGGCTCATCGCACTCGGATTGGCACCGTTCGTCTCGCGAATCGTCTTCGACAGTCCGAACACCGGAAACGTCGGCACGTTCGACAACGTGACGATCCCGGTGCTGTCCGAGATTCCGCTGCTCGGCTACCTGCTGTTCGACACGCCGCCGCAGGTCTACCTCATGTTCGGGGCCGTCCTCGTCGGCTGGTACGTGCTCAACTGGACGAGCTTCGGGCGCTGGGTCGTCGCCAGCGGCGAGAACCCAAAGGCGCTCGATACGGCCGGCGTCGACGTCCGAAAGGTCCGCTACGCGGCGGTCATCCTCTCGGGCGTGTTCGCCGGTCTCGGCGGTGCGGGGTTCGCCCTCGGCCAGCTCGGGACCTTCGCCGGCGGCGGCGAAACCGACATGCAGGGCCGCGGCTTCATCGCCATCGCGACCTACCTGTTCGCGAACTACCACCCCCTCGGCGCGCTCGCTGGCTCGTTCCTCTTTGCGGGCCTCGACGCGTTCCAGCTCCGAATTCAGAACATCGGCTACGCCGTCCCGTCGGAGCTCGTCCGCACGATCCCCTACGTGGTGGTGATCCTCGTGATCACCTTCGTCGGGAAGACTCGGCTCCCGGATGCCGCCGGCGAAAACTACGAGTCCGGCGAGGACTGATACGGTCTGCTGTAACGATTTACTGGAGCAACCGCAGGCGGCCGCGGTTGCTCTGGAAATAACTTACAGCAGTCCGTATGACGACCGCTTCGCTTCCGACGGCGGTTCTACGGCTGTCGGTGGCTTCTTGTCCGCGCTCGAGTTAGCAGCGTTATGAACGAAACCGAACTCCTCGAGGCCGCCCGCGACGTCCAGTCCGACGCCCACGTTCCCTACTCCGAGTACCGCGTCGGTGCCGCCCTCGAGACCGCCGACGGTGAGGTCTTCGTCGGCTGCAATTTAGAGAACGCGAACTACAGCAACAGCTTACACGCGGAGGAGGTGGCCGTCGCCGAGGCGGTCAAGAACGGCCACCGCGACTTCGCCCGCCTCGCCGTCAGCTCCGGCCGCCGCGACGGGGTCACCCCCTGCGGGATGTGTCGCCAGACCCTCGCCGAGTTCTGCGACGACGACCTCCTCGTGATCTGCGACGAGGGCGAGGACGAGGACCCGATGGAGTACACGCTCGGTGGCCTGCTGCCGAACACGATCACCGAGGAGATGCTCGAGTAGCTTCGTTGCCCGTCCTCGCGTAACTGTCTGTTGACGGCGCGCTGCGGCACGGCGAACGACAGTGAGCGGTGCCGCAACTCGCGAGGGATGAGCGACTGAAAGGAGCGTAGCGCGGAACCAACGGTTCCGCGGACATTCGAACGGACGCGTTGCGCCCGTGAGAAGAAATCGGTTGGGGAGGGTGTGGAAACCCTCAGTGCCAGCCTCGAGGCGATGTTTTGAGTTCCGGACTGCCAAGATCGGTGCACTGTCCTCCGTATCGCCTCGAGTCGCACCTTCCGTTGTGTCGGAACACCACCACTCAGAACTGGCGATCGAACTCGACCGGGTCGGAGACCGTGTAGTACGGCCCACCGAGCCGGCCGACGGTCGGGAGATTGCGCATATCGAGTTTCCCGTCCTCCTCATCGAGCAGTTCGTCGTCAACGTGGACGTGCTGGACATCGCCGAGGATCATCAGTTTGTCGTGGGCCTCGAGCGAGTCGTGCAACGTACACTCCATCGAGACGGCCGCGTTCGCGACCCGCGACGCCAAGACGGTTCGACAGTCGGCGCGCTCGACGCCCACATCAGTTCAATCGGTTTCGGCGATTTGCTCGAGCACGCAAAACAACCGAGTCAGTCAGGCTCGTTCCGCGAGCACGTCCCGAAGCACCGTTCGGTGACAGCGCTTCTTTGCGGTGTTCTCGAAACAGACCAGCGCCAGCGACTCGCCGTCCGCGAGTCGGGTCTCGAGGCGCTCGAGCGCTGCCCGCGCGTCGGCCGACTCCTCGAGGTAGCCTCGATACCGCTCCTCGAATCCGACTTCGTCCCACGCGGCGTTGTGCGCGCCCTCCTCGCAGACGCCACGCATCTTGCAATCGTCGACGGTCGTCCGGAACGACTCGAGCAACGCCGCTGGCGGCCCGAGTGCCGGCAGATTCTCGTCGACGGCCCCGTGAAACCACGGCGTCGGTTTCCGGACGACGCCGACGAGCGTCGTCTCGGACGAGAGACCGACGAGATCGTGTTGCAGCGCGGCGACGTAGGTGTCCGTGAGCGTTCCCTCGAACCCATTCTGGTCATCGGCTTCGTCCGTCCCCTCGGTTTCGCGTGCCATACCGCTGGTACATCGGCCCTGCAGTTATATACGGCGGCGGTGCGAATCACTGCGTCTGAATGACCGGCGACAGCGAAGATCCGAACGCCGACGTACAGTACCACCTCGAGGTCGGCTCCGACGACGTCGCGGAGACCGTGCTCCTCCCGGGGAATCCGGAGCGACTCGAGAAGATCGTCGACTTCTGGGACGACCACGAAGTCACGGCACACCACCGCGAGTACCGAACTGCGACGGGTACGACCGACGGAACGCCGATCTCGGTCACGTCGACGGGGATCGGCAGTCCATCGGCCGCCATCGCCGTCGAGGAACTGGCTCGCGTCGGCTGTGACACGTTCATCCGCGTCGGCTCCTGCGGTGCGATCCAACCGGAGATGGACGTCGGCGATCTGGTGATCACGACCGGTGCAGTTCGCCAGGAGGGCACCAGCGACGAGTACGTGCGGGAGGACTACCCCGCCGCAGCCGACCACGAGGTCGTCTGCGCGCTCATCGCGGCCGCCGAACGACTCGGCTACGACTACCACACGGGCATCACGATGAGCGCGGACTCCTTCTACGCGGGCCAGGGGCGGCCCGGCTTCGACGGCTTCGAGGCTGCCGGCGCGGACGACCTCGTCGATCAGTTGAAGGAGGCGAATGTGAAGAACATAGAGATGGAAGCGAGCGCGATCGTGACCATCGCGAATATCTACGGCCTGCGGGCCGGTGCCGTCTGTACCGTCTACGCGAACCGCGAGACCGGCGAGTTCCGAACCGAGGGGGAGTCTCGCGCCGCCGAGACGGCGACGCTCGCGACCCACCTGCTCGCGAAGATGGACGCCGTCAAGCGGGAGGCGGGCGCGGATCGATGGCACGCCGGGCTCTCGCTCGAGGACGCGTGAGCGACGGTCGGTCGATAACCGGTCGCTGAATCCAAACGCGTGCGGTTCGCCTCAAATCTGCTCGTTGTCGTGGAGGCGTTTCATCCGGCTCTCGAGGTCGATACCGCGCTTCTCGAAGTACGAGATTCGAGCGCGGTAGAAGAGATAGCCGAGGAGTATCCAGCCGGCGAGGACGGCGACCATCACCGGTAGCTGCGTCGACACCAGTACCCAGAGGATCGCCGCGGAGACGACCGCACCCACGGCGGTGGTCTTGAGCAGCCACGGCGGCAACTTGTACAGCGAGTACTCGTAGCGGTCCGGGAACACCTTCGGCAGGTTCCACAGCGCGACGCCGGCGACGGCGAGGCCGAACAGGATCGTCAGCGAGAGCGCCACGGAGAGGGTGACCGTTCCCGGCGAGATCGGCGCGACGAGCAGCGGCGGAATACCCAGCAGGAGGACGGCCACGTACGGCGAGTCGTAGCGCTCGTGAATACGGGCTGTCGCCCCCGGGATGATGTTGTCACGACCAGCCCGCATCAGGAGCCTCGAGTACGCGGTGTAGGTCATGTTGATCGACGTTAGCGCACCCATCGCCGCGGCCATCAGGACGAGTGCAGTCAGTGCCGTCGGGAAGTTCTGCAGGGACACCTCCGCGACGGCGGCGTCCATCCCGCCGAGCACCTCGTAATTCGCCGAGCCGACGAGGACGACGACGAGTCCGACCAGCAGCGAGAGGGAGATCGCGGCCGACAGCCCGAGCACGCGCGGGATGTTCTTCGCGGGGTTCTCCATCTCTTCGCCGAGTTCGACGACGAGTCGGAAGCCCCGAAGTGGAAAGTAAAGCGAGACGACGGCGACGATAGCAGGGCCGGTTCCCTCGGGGAACAGCGGCGTGTAGTTGGTCGTATCGACGATGAATGCGCCCGGAAGGATGAACGCGAGTATTCCGACGACGATGATCGAGACCATCATGAACTGGACGATGGCGACCATCTTGATCCCGAGTACGTTCAAAACGATAAACGGGATAAGCAGCCCGTAAATCAACCAGAGATCGGGAATCGCCGGAATAGCCGAGATGTTGTCGGCGACGAACCCGGCGTACTCGGCGAAGCCGAGTCCGATGAACAGCATGCCGGCCCAGACGCCGGGGATGGTGATCCACGGGAGCAAAAAGCCCCAGAACGGCCCCACGAGCCGCGACGCGTAGACGTAACTTCCCCCGGCGACGGGTATCGCACTGCCGAGTTGGAGCGACATCAGGATCCCGAAGGTCAGCGGAATCAACGCGAGCAACAGCGCGAAGATGATCCCCGGCCCGGCATCCCCCGCCAGCGGCCCGGGCAGCACGAACGCGCTCACCCCGATGACGTTTCCGATTATCAGTACCGTGGCCCCTATCAGTCCAACTTTCTGATCGATTATTCCGTGTTCAGACATTGTATTTATCTCGAGCGATTGTTCGAGACAACCCCGGTAATCAATAACAATGTTGCGGATTGTCGACGCACACGATAACAGTGGTTGCAACATTTGCCAAGAGAAATACGACAGCGAACGCTCGGGGTATGTTCGCCAGAACGCTGGAGGTAGTGGTCCCGACCTCACGGAAGGATAGTAACAACTGAAACGCATTACACACCGATCACAACGCCGTCCTGCGATCGGGTATGCAGTGACGTTCAGCGGCTACGAGAGTGAGTGTCGATCCGCCTACGTCGGTTGCGAAACGACGCGTTTCTCGTTTCGGAGCGTGCATAGCGCCGATCGGGAGCGTGTTCTTTGCCCCTCTCTACTCATGGGTCGTTTCACTCTTCGCTCGTTAGCGGGACCGACTCTCTACTTAGGCGTGAAGCGCCGTTCACGCCTCACTATTCCCGAATACGGATGATTCCGTCTTCGAAGACTTTCCGATTGGGGACGATATACTCCTCGGACTCGTCCTCGATTTTCGTCACGAACAGGTCGACTTCCTGGACGATTCCCGTCTGGTCGCCGATCCGGATCCGGTCTCCGATCCCGTAGGGCTGGTTGAGCAACAGGTAGATGCCCGCCGCACTCGAGACGAGAAAGTCCTTGAAGGCGAGGGTTCCCACGAAGACGATTCCGAGGGCGTACACCGTCAACAGGATCAACAGCGCGACGACATGCACTCCGATCTGACCCAGCGCGATGATGAAGGTCACGTAGAGGACGGTATACTTGACGAGTTTGGGGAGGACCGATACCTCCGGGAGTTTGACGCCGCGGAGGTACTCGCCGACGACCAGCTCTGCCTTGTCCGCGACGATGAAGCCGATAATAAGCACGAGGACGGCGATGAATACCTGTGGGATGAACTCCGTCACGCGCAGCCAGAACGCGTCCGTATCCAGCAACTGCGCGATGTGAATCGCCGTGAGCACGGCGATTCCGTAGATGAACCACGAACTCAATCGCGCGACGATGCCGACCGTGGAGGTCCCGATCGACTGAGCGGTCCGCTCGAACGGCGTTCCCTCGACCGTCTCCGGCACGCCGGATGCTGTCAGCAACTCCTCGTTGAGCCGTCCGACGAGATAGCCGACGACGATCCCGAGCGCCAGCACTGCCGCGGCTATCACGGCCGGTTCGTCGATGAGGGTCTGCCAGTCCATATTAGTACGCCTCCGGATCGACCTCCAGAATGAGCTCGCCGGCCTTGAACGCCCGCACGAGTCCGTCGCTCTCGGAGAGGACGATCGTTATCGAGTTCGTGTCCCGCGTGATCGCCCCGCCCGCCATGTGGCGAGCGCCGAGCCCTTTGGGAATGTCGACCCCTTCGGCGGACGGCTCGAGGTACCGGTACGCCGAGACGATCTTTCCTGCGTCGGAGATGACGAACGCTCCGTCGAGCCGCGAGAACTCCTTCAACATCACGTTCACGATCGGGTCGCCGACGTGAACGTGGGACTTCTCGAAGGGGTTGTACGACAGCGGCCGAGACTTGTTCATCACCTTGCCCGCGTCGCCGACGACGAACAGCGCGCCGACCGGTTTCCCCTTCTGGCCTTTCTTTCCGAGTTCGATGGCCAACTCGAGGACCGCCTTGACGACCTCCGGCTCCGCTCGTGACTTGACAAAGAGGTCGTAGATCCCCGTGTGGGCTTCGGCATCCGCGCGGACGCGAGAGAGAGTGTCGATACTGTCGCTAAAGGTGTTCGTCGCACACAGAAGTTCGTCGCCACCGTCGATCAATCCCTGCTCTAACGCACCCTCGAGTCCGAACTTGATTCGCTCTCTGATGTCGTCGAACGCCAGCGGCAGTTCGACGAACGTCTCCGCGCCGACGGCGTTTTCGGTCCCGATGACGATCAGATCGAGGTCCTCGATCTCCGTAAACCGCTCGTAGTACGAGCCGCTCGGCGAAAAGAGAACGACTGCATCGACGTTCGCATAGAGATCCCCGAACACGTCATCTAACCCGTCCATTGATCATACAAGTCGGTTCCGCGTGAATAAGCGTTGTGGACCGTCTGACGCGCGTCTGTCGCGTGGCATCCATCCTCGCCGCACAGAGGGCCGCTCCCGCCCGTATCGGACGTTCAGCGACGGTTGATGCACCGATTCGGGTCGGTTCGTTTCTCGAGTGTCGACGCTCGAGTGGTGTCGGTTCGATTGTGTTGCGTGGGGTTGTACTCAAGGTTGTGGGGGACCGGATTCTCCGCTCACGACGTAGTTCGTCTAGAAAGGGCGGGACCGGATTCGAACTACGCGAAGACGTGCTCGCTGCGCTGCGTGCGTCTTCTCTCGTTCGAATCCTCATCGCGATGCTTCTCCTCGCGTAATCGCTCGGAGAAGCATGCGCGGGACCGGATTCGAACCGGCGGACCCCTACGGGACAGCGTCCTAAGCGCTGCGCCGTTGGCCTGGCTTGGCTACCCGCGCGCACTCTCAGCTATCCACGAACTCAGTAAGAAACTGTCGATACGTACTACGGGTGTGTCAACGGTTCCTCGGGTGACCAGTCCGGCGGAACGATGAACGTCACGTGCTCCGAGTCCCGGAGTTGATGTAGCTCCGCCGCTTGTTCGGCCAGCGATCGATCCCGGTACGGCATTTCTAAACCGCATCCGGTGCAGACGAGCTTGCATGTTGGCTCTTTCATAGACGAGACGCAGCCGCGGATCGTACCCGGACGACGAGCGTCTATTGGAGTGGAGGGACAGCGACGGTTTAGTAGTTGTATCCTAGTGAAAATGACAGTGAACGGCCAATCCGCCTACTCGTTCGTAGCTGAACGTTGTCCGGGACAGCGCTGCATTGGCCGATCGTTTCGTCGAGTGTACGTCTCGAGGACCACCGATATACTCCACTTTTGACATACCTATTCCGTAGCTTTATCGGCGATGCACCGATATCCTGTCGTATGCACAGCGCTCGAGATCGTATCGAATACGAACAGTGGCTCGATGAACTCGAGTGCGTCGCGGACCGGCTGGAGCTTTCGACCGACGCACGGTCGTGTGCGGTGGATCTCTTTCTGGCCGACGTTCCCGACGAAGACCGGTCGAAACAGGCTGTTCTCGCGGCCAGCGTCTACGCCGGATCGCTCGTCGCGGGCGACGGCCGAACGCAGGGGGCCGTTGCCGACGCTGCAGACGTCTCGCGACTCTCGATTCAATCCCGCTGGAAGGAGTTACTCGAGACGGCGGGTCTCGAACCACCGCGATGGTAGGTCGATCTAAGCCTCCGTTTCGACCGTTTCAGGAGGACAGTTTTACACTGAGACACTGTAAGTAGACGATACGCAGCCGAAACCGAGTACAACAGCAGTGAACGGGCACCTACATCGGAGGTGATGGACGCAACTCTCCGACTCACTCCGAGCGGTCCGTTTCGCGCTCCGCGTCCTCGAGGACGTTCCCGTGTTCGTCAATTTCGCCCATGACGATTCGCGTACTCGAGATGATGTCGCCGTCGTCGGCCCGCAGGTGCGGAACGACGACAACCTCGAGTGGGTCGTGCCCTCGTTCGCGACGGATTTCGTTGATCCGTTCGCCGCCATCTTTGGTTTCGGGCGAGACGACCAAATAGTCGAACTGCGGTTCGGTCGCGATCCCGGTCGGTCCGTCGAGGCGTCGAATCTCGAACTCGCGGTCGTAGTTGTCGGTGATCGACTCGAGTTCGTCTTCGAGCGCCGCTTTCCGCTCGTCGAACGCTCTGACCCGTCGCTCGACGTGTCGTGTCTTCGGTGCGAGTTCGTCGCTCGTCAGTCCCACAGTCACGTCCCCGAGTTCGAACGCCCGTTCGAACAGCCGACGATGGCCATCGTGGACGGGGTCGAACGTCCCACCAAGCGCGACGTCCATACCCCACCTCACTCGAGCGGTGCGTATAAAACGGTCGAATCGGGGAACGAAGCGACGCGAGACGCGAGACCGATCGCGAGTGGTTTCGACAACTGTCGTACCTCCCCTTCGCATTGTTTTTAGTAGTCGCCCGCAGTGTCCCCGATATGGGATTAGACGAGGATTCACTGGAGTACCACCGAACCGATCCGCCCGGAAAGATCGAAATTTCGACCACGAAGCCGACGAACACGCAGCGTGATCTCTCGCTCGCGTACTCGCCCGGTGTCGCCGCGCCGTGTTTAGAGATCGACGAGGACGAGAACGAGGCGTACACCTACACGGCCAAGGGCAACCTCGTCGGCGTCGTCTCGAACGGCTCCGCGGTGCTCGGACTCGGCGACATCGGCGCGCAGGCGTCGAAACCCGTCATGGAAGGGAAGGGCGTCCTCTTCAAGCGCTTCGCTGATATCGACGTCTTCGACATCGAACTCGACGAGGCCGATCCGAACAAGATCGTCGAGGCCGTCAAGATGATGGAGCCGACGTTCGGCGGCGTCAATCTCGAGGACATCAAAGCCCCCGAGTGTTTCACCGTTGAGGAACGTCTGCGCGAGGAGATCGATATTCCGGTCTTCCACGACGACCAGCACGGCACCGCAATCATCTCGGGCGCTGCCCTGCTCAACGCCGCCGATATCGCTGGCAAGGACCTCGAAGACCTCGAAATCGTCTTCTCGGGGGCCGGAGCAAGCGCGATCGCGACGGCCCGCTTCTACGTTTCGCTGGGCTGTAAGAAAGAGAATATCACCCTGTGTGACTCTTCGGGGATCATCACCCAGG
Above is a window of Natronorubrum tibetense GA33 DNA encoding:
- a CDS encoding ABC transporter permease; protein product: MIDGLSRWTIVAITASIAVVWIALGVVFPDSWAGVTLSVAASPGTHTAMLRLAVPIALAAIGGIFAEKSGVINIGIEGLLIVSAFSAVIVTFWLGSGESTFAVSHHWWGLLAGVLVSTLFALLFAVVCIEYKADQIIAGLALWLIALGLAPFVSRIVFDSPNTGNVGTFDNVTIPVLSEIPLLGYLLFDTPPQVYLMFGAVLVGWYVLNWTSFGRWVVASGENPKALDTAGVDVRKVRYAAVILSGVFAGLGGAGFALGQLGTFAGGGETDMQGRGFIAIATYLFANYHPLGALAGSFLFAGLDAFQLRIQNIGYAVPSELVRTIPYVVVILVITFVGKTRLPDAAGENYESGED
- the cdd gene encoding cytidine deaminase, with protein sequence MNETELLEAARDVQSDAHVPYSEYRVGAALETADGEVFVGCNLENANYSNSLHAEEVAVAEAVKNGHRDFARLAVSSGRRDGVTPCGMCRQTLAEFCDDDLLVICDEGEDEDPMEYTLGGLLPNTITEEMLE
- a CDS encoding flavin reductase yields the protein MGVERADCRTVLASRVANAAVSMECTLHDSLEAHDKLMILGDVQHVHVDDELLDEEDGKLDMRNLPTVGRLGGPYYTVSDPVEFDRQF
- a CDS encoding DUF488 domain-containing protein, whose product is MARETEGTDEADDQNGFEGTLTDTYVAALQHDLVGLSSETTLVGVVRKPTPWFHGAVDENLPALGPPAALLESFRTTVDDCKMRGVCEEGAHNAAWDEVGFEERYRGYLEESADARAALERLETRLADGESLALVCFENTAKKRCHRTVLRDVLAERA
- a CDS encoding nucleoside phosphorylase: MTGDSEDPNADVQYHLEVGSDDVAETVLLPGNPERLEKIVDFWDDHEVTAHHREYRTATGTTDGTPISVTSTGIGSPSAAIAVEELARVGCDTFIRVGSCGAIQPEMDVGDLVITTGAVRQEGTSDEYVREDYPAAADHEVVCALIAAAERLGYDYHTGITMSADSFYAGQGRPGFDGFEAAGADDLVDQLKEANVKNIEMEASAIVTIANIYGLRAGAVCTVYANRETGEFRTEGESRAAETATLATHLLAKMDAVKREAGADRWHAGLSLEDA
- a CDS encoding APC family permease, with the protein product MSEHGIIDQKVGLIGATVLIIGNVIGVSAFVLPGPLAGDAGPGIIFALLLALIPLTFGILMSLQLGSAIPVAGGSYVYASRLVGPFWGFLLPWITIPGVWAGMLFIGLGFAEYAGFVADNISAIPAIPDLWLIYGLLIPFIVLNVLGIKMVAIVQFMMVSIIVVGILAFILPGAFIVDTTNYTPLFPEGTGPAIVAVVSLYFPLRGFRLVVELGEEMENPAKNIPRVLGLSAAISLSLLVGLVVVLVGSANYEVLGGMDAAVAEVSLQNFPTALTALVLMAAAMGALTSINMTYTAYSRLLMRAGRDNIIPGATARIHERYDSPYVAVLLLGIPPLLVAPISPGTVTLSVALSLTILFGLAVAGVALWNLPKVFPDRYEYSLYKLPPWLLKTTAVGAVVSAAILWVLVSTQLPVMVAVLAGWILLGYLFYRARISYFEKRGIDLESRMKRLHDNEQI
- a CDS encoding mechanosensitive ion channel family protein, whose amino-acid sequence is MDWQTLIDEPAVIAAAVLALGIVVGYLVGRLNEELLTASGVPETVEGTPFERTAQSIGTSTVGIVARLSSWFIYGIAVLTAIHIAQLLDTDAFWLRVTEFIPQVFIAVLVLIIGFIVADKAELVVGEYLRGVKLPEVSVLPKLVKYTVLYVTFIIALGQIGVHVVALLILLTVYALGIVFVGTLAFKDFLVSSAAGIYLLLNQPYGIGDRIRIGDQTGIVQEVDLFVTKIEDESEEYIVPNRKVFEDGIIRIRE
- the dacZ gene encoding diadenylate cyclase DacZ, which codes for MDGLDDVFGDLYANVDAVVLFSPSGSYYERFTEIEDLDLIVIGTENAVGAETFVELPLAFDDIRERIKFGLEGALEQGLIDGGDELLCATNTFSDSIDTLSRVRADAEAHTGIYDLFVKSRAEPEVVKAVLELAIELGKKGQKGKPVGALFVVGDAGKVMNKSRPLSYNPFEKSHVHVGDPIVNVMLKEFSRLDGAFVISDAGKIVSAYRYLEPSAEGVDIPKGLGARHMAGGAITRDTNSITIVLSESDGLVRAFKAGELILEVDPEAY
- a CDS encoding transcription initiation factor IIB family protein, giving the protein MHSARDRIEYEQWLDELECVADRLELSTDARSCAVDLFLADVPDEDRSKQAVLAASVYAGSLVAGDGRTQGAVADAADVSRLSIQSRWKELLETAGLEPPRW
- a CDS encoding phosphopantetheine adenylyltransferase → MDVALGGTFDPVHDGHRRLFERAFELGDVTVGLTSDELAPKTRHVERRVRAFDERKAALEDELESITDNYDREFEIRRLDGPTGIATEPQFDYLVVSPETKDGGERINEIRRERGHDPLEVVVVPHLRADDGDIISSTRIVMGEIDEHGNVLEDAERETDRSE